The Fusarium oxysporum f. sp. lycopersici 4287 chromosome 1, whole genome shotgun sequence DNA segment GCCTTTATATATCGAGCCATTGAGACACTTACTTCCACGGGGCTCCTCTAATCTCTTCACCATGTTTGCTACTCGTCGTCTTCTCTTTTCAACAAGAATTACGTTCTTCACTCGGGAAACTTGTGGTCTCTGCACCCAAGCTAAGCATGTATTGTCAGATGTTTGGGATAAGAGACCCTTTGACTATACAGAGGTTAATGTCGATCTCCCAAAGCCTGAGTCCAAGCAGTGGAGAGATATATACGACTTTGATGTCC contains these protein-coding regions:
- a CDS encoding hypothetical protein (At least one base has a quality score < 10) — translated: MFATRRLLFSTRITFFTRETCGLCTQAKHVLSDVWDKRPFDYTEVNVDLPKPESKQWRDIYDFDVPVIHISKASAPEEEPSKVGKAIKLMHRFTAEQVEAQMDKAEEN